GTACCATGAAGGATTGCAGAACTACCATCGTAAAGTGCAGGAAATTACTGCCAACACTTTCCCGGTGATTGAACGCATCCACAATGAACAGGGACACCAGATCGAAAATATTTCTATTCCGTTTACCGATGGTAAGAAAGGCATCAATGTACTCGCTAACCTGAAAACGGTAGTGGAAACAAAAGGCCATGAAACCATGAACGCCCTGGAACGCAGTATCACACTGGCATTAATTGATGATGCCTGGAAAGAACATCTGCGTGCGATGGATGAACTGAAACAATCAGTACAGGGTGCGGTATACGAACAGAAAGATCCTTTACTGATCTACAAACTGGAAGCCTTCAAACTGTTCAAGCAGATGGATGGTGAAACCAGCCGCGACATCGTTTCCTTCCTTTGCAAATGCGGTATCCCCGTAAGCCAGGAAAGACAGGATGAACAGATCCGGGAAGGCTATGAAGAAAAAACCGACATGAGCGGTCTGCGTGCATCCCATGATGATATTGCAGAACACAATGGTCACCAGTCAGCCGGTGGTGAAGCATATCCTACTGCTGTAGAAGAAAAACAGGAACCGGTACGCGTAGGCCCTAAAGTAGGCCGTAACGATCTGTGTCCTTGTGGTAGCGGGAAGAAGTTCAAGAACTGCCATGGAAAAGATTTGTAGAAATTAAGAAGGACCGTAGCGTAATTTTTAATTTTTGTGAGATAATTATTTTAACGGATTTTGAATGGAACATTTTTTAATGTGAGATTCATAATCCGTTTTTTTGCTTGCGCACAAAAACAAAGAAAATACCACACAAACAGCCGCTAAAATCACCCTGCACTTCCGTAATTCACCATTCGTAATTTGTAATTGTTTATTTTTGAGCTTGTATTCACAAAACAGCCATGAACATAAACAGATATATAGACCATACTATTCTAAAGCCTACTACAACACTGGATGATATCAAAACCCTCTGCATGCAATGTGTGGAGTTTGATTTTGCAGCGGCTTGTGTGCCACCGCTATATGTGAAGCTGGCCAAACAATTCCTGGGAGCTACCAATACTAAAATTGCTACGGTGATAGGTTTCCCTTTCGGGTATTCCGCAATTGAAGCAAAAGTGGCGGAAACGGTGCTGGCAATTGTAGATGGCGCTGATGAGCTGGATGTAGTGATCAATATCTGTGCTATCAAAAATAATGACTGGGAATACCTGGAAAAAGAAATTGCGCACCTGCTCTATATTATCCGGGAGAAAAAGAAGGTGATCAAGGTCATTATTGAAAGTGGCATATTATTGGAGGATGAGATCGTAAAATGTTGCCAGCTTTATGGCAGGTATGGGGTGGATTTTATGAAAACATCCACAGGCTATGCTGAAAAAGGCGCTACTGTGGCCGCAGTAAAACTGATGCGGGAAAACCTGCCAGCCAACATACAGATTAAAGCTTCCGGTGGGATTCGTACCTTTACTTTTGCGAAGGAACTGATAGATGCCGGTGCCACACGTATCGGGGCTAGTGCCAGCGTAGGTATTGTGAATGAAAGCAAGGCTGCGGAGGCTTCCTCTTAATAATGATTATTAATAGTTAATTATACAGTATTCATGCAAAAATTATTCATCCTCATTTGCTGCCTGTTGGGAAGTAGTTGGGCCATGGCGCAGGACAATGCGCTGGCTTCCGGCAACGGAAATGTGAAAGTGATCAAAGATAGCCGGCTGGATGTGCTGATTAAAAAACAGATCTACATTAACACACTGGCTATCCGTAATCAATCCGGTTTCCGGGTGCAGGTGATCTCTACCAACAAGCGTGGTGATGCGAATGAAGCCAAAGCCCGGGTAATGCAGTTGTACGGTGATTACCGTACCTACCTGGATTATCAGGCTCCCTATTTTAAAGTGCGCGTAGGCGATTTCAAAAGCCGTGAAGAGGCCAGCGAGTTACGCGATAAATTATCCAGCCTGTTTTCAGGTGGTGTATTTGTAGTACCGGCCATTATTAACGTGTCACTGGATAAAGAACTATCGAATGAAGAACCGTATTAAAGAGCTGGCAAAAGCCTATGCACCTGCCTTTATAGATATCAGGCGTCATATTCATGCTCATCCTGAACTGTCATTCCAGGAATATGAGACTTCAAAATTCATTCAGCAGAAACTGGATGAATTTGGCGTGTCTTATAAAGCCGGTATCGCCGGTACAGGCATTATTGCGCTGATAGCAGGAAAGAACCCCGGCTCCAGAACAATTGCACTCCGTGCTGATATAGACGCATTGCCTATTACAGAGGCCAACGATGTATCTTATAAATCCACCAACAACGGCGTGATGCATGCCTGCGGACATGATGTACACACCACCTGCGTACTGGGAGCTGTGAAAATACTGCATGAACTCAGAGATGAACTGGAAGGAACCGTTAAAATCCTTTTCCAGCCGGGGGAAGAAAAGCATCCCGGCGGCGCCAGCATCATGATTGAAGAGGGTGCATTGGAAAATCCACGGCCTGACGCTATCCTGGGTATGCATGTGCAGCCCACTATGGAAGCGGGCAAGCTGGGATTCCGTGCGGGTAAATATATGGCCAGCGCCGACGAAATTTATATCACCATCAAAGGGAAAGGCGGCCACGCGGCCACGCCTCATCTGACCGTAGATACCATCCTGGTGGCATCACAGCTAGTGGTAAGTCTTCAGCAAATTATCTCCCGTAATAACAATCCGTTTTCTCCCTCTGTATTATCTATCTGTGCTTTCAATGGTGGTTTTACAACCAATGTGATCCCCAGCGAAGTGAAGCTGATGGGCACTTTCAGGGCAATGGACGAAACCTGGCGCTTTAAAGCGCATGAGCTGATCCGTAAACAGGCCGTTGGTATTGCGGAAGCAATGGGAGCAACAATAGATATCCAGATATTGGTAGGTTATCCTACTTTATATAACAACGAAGAAGTGACCGCCAAAGCCCGCGGCTTTGCAGAAGACTATCTCGGATTATCGCAGGTAGAAGATACAGAGATCCGGATGGGTGCAGAAGATTTTGCCTTTTACTCACAGATCGTACCGGCCTGTTTTTTCAGGTTGGGTACCGGCAATATAGCCAGGGGCATTACTTCCGGCGTACATACACCTACTTTTGATATTGATGAACGTGCCATAGAAGTAGGCATGGGAACAATGGCTTACCTGGCCACACAATTCTAGCAAAATAGTTGATAGCAATAACAGGAACGTCCCGATAAAGATCGGGACGTTTTTATTTTAGTTTAACTTTTAGTGATAAGAGGGGTGACTTGAAAATCATCCCGATAAGATACTAAATCGATAAAATTGTATAGTTGCACTTGTTATTTAAGCTGTTTAATATTCCCGAGCGCATCTCCGGAGATATTCATCTCCCGTAAACTATCTACCTGGATATCACCAAATTTATACGCACCCCTGAAAGTGAGTGCACTGGCTTTTCCCAGCTTCAGCCACAGGGAATCGGTTACACTGTTTTCTTCCATATGGAAACTGCTTTGCGCACCACCGGTGAAAGATAATGTACCAATCCGGGTGTCATGGAAGTAGGATTCAGTAGCCGGGCCCACATCAACCTTGAGCGTAGCGGCCTGTTTTTCATCGAGGCGCAGGTTGCATCCGCTGCTGCTGATCTGTTCCAGTGTAGTGCAGGAAATATCCACACTCCCTTCCTTCAGAAATACAACAAATAAGGTATCACCGGATTGATGGGACCTATAGCAACTGCTATCCCAGGAAGCTGCCTGGTACTTATTGTTGTTATTAACGCTTATCCAGGGAGTATTTTGTTTGTAAATATCGGTATTGCTATTGTTGCCATTTTCTCCTGCCTTAACTTTCTGTGCCGGACTTTCATTTGTTGCTACCAGTATTTTAAATGGTTGCAGCCGGTTGATGGCCTGGGTATTCCTTTGATTGTTACCGAAATGGATGTTGGTAATCCCTTTACTATAATTGGCCCGGAGTACAATATCTGTGCACAGCATCAATAACACGAGCATCCCGCCAAAGCCGATCAATAATTTAGTACTCGTTTTCATGTTATTTGAAATTTGTTTTTTTATATTTTTCGTAATGGGGTTTCAGTTCGTCCAGGTCTATATCCAGGAGGTAGATGTTTCGGAATAAGCTGGGCAATTCATTGGATATAAATGCTTCCTTTTTGAATTGCTTGATCTTTTTCACGGCATCACTGCTGATGAAGTAACCAATCCCTCTTTTGTTATAGATAATTTCCTGTTGCTGGAGTAATTCGCAGGTGCGCATCACTGTATTGGGATTTACTTCCAGCGTTATCGCCAGCTCCCTTACAGAAGGAATGCGTTCTTCCGGCTGCCATTTGTTAAGCAATACCTGCTCACAGATATAATCAGCGATCTGTACATATATTGCCTGTGTTTCTTTAAATTCCATCTCGCAAAAATTTTAAATTTCTTTATCCTTTAACCGGAAATAGGCAATGGTCCATAGTATGGGCGCCAGCAGGTATTGGGCGATGAACTTATACGCATCCTGCATTGGCTGCGATATGAGGTAAAGCCCTTGCTGCTTGTTGCCTCCGTGCGTATTTATGAGCACAAAGGGAAACTGGTTTTTGATACTCTCTAATTTGCTGCCAAACAGGATATAGGAAAATAGCCCATTGAGGATGTAGAGTGCAAAAAGTACGGCGAACAAGGCCACGATGGTTTTAATAAAGGGTGCTTTATTAAAAGATACAGCCCCCAACAGGAATACCGAATGCAGGAAAATATAAGTATAGTAAAAGTAGACGTGTCCATTCCTCTCAGTAAAAAAATCCCAGTCGTTTTGTATGTGTTGCTGGCTGATGGAATACTTTACGCTAACTACTATCAGGTAGGCGCTATAGGCGCATAAGTGATATACCAGCAGAAAGCCGATAGACGTGATGAGAAACATGGTGATGAATTTCTCAAACTGGGAAGCTGGGAGCATGAGGAAATTGACCCCTTTTTCTTTGTTGCTGAATTCGCTGAAAGCCATGCTGGTAAAGAGTAACCCTACAAAGAAAAGTCCGATATAGTAGATAGCCACAATATCATTTAGCTGGTTAAAGCGATTGCCTGTTACCAGCATCAGTACCGGTATAGCAGTCATTAACCCAAACATGGATAAAATGCCCAGCAGGTAAGGCCGGTAGTTGGCCGTGAAATGTTGCCTGAAATAAAACCCCAGGCGGCGGGGATCGAGTACGTTATTGGGTTGCATGTAGCGGTCAGTTAAAGAGTTCTTGAATAGGTTGGCGGTTGGAGAGTACGGCGTTAAACAGGAGTTCCATGTCTATCCTGCTTTGTTCCATGTTGATGTTTTTCATGACTACTGCATGTCCGCGCAGGGAGCTGTCTGCATACAATACATGCTGCCGGTCGTCCAACTGGTTCAGTAATTTAAAACTCAGTTTATCCGTTACCGTGCCTACATCCTGGTTGAAGATGATTTTGTGTTCATCGATAATAACGATGCTGTCGATCAGGTTATCGAGGTCGCGTACCTGGTGCGTGGAAATGACGATGCATTTCTCTTCACTGACGGCAGCTGCAATTACTTTACGGAACTGGCTTTTGGAAGGGATGTCGAGACCATTGGTTGGTTCGTCCATGATCAGCACTTTTGTGTTGGCGGCCAGGGCGAAACTGATGATCACTTTTTTCTTTTGTCCGTACGACATACTGGTGAGCTGCTGATCCTGCGGAATGGTAAATTCTTTGAGGTAGCTGTAGAATGCCTGTTCATCGAAATTGGGATAGAAGGGAGCATAGGACCTTACGTAATTACGGATGGTCACTTTTGGTAAATAGAACTCTTCCGGTACCAGGAATATTTCGCGTAAGAAAGCGGGTTGCCTTTTCATGGCCTTGTACCCCATTACTTCGCAGGAGCCGCCGTCGGGGAATAATAATCCTGCCATCTGTTTGAGCAAGGTTGATTTTCCTGCGCCGTTCTTTCCGAGCAATCCGTAGA
The Chitinophaga sp. MM2321 DNA segment above includes these coding regions:
- a CDS encoding ABC transporter ATP-binding protein, which codes for MINIQSLNFSYRKNKPLFEELSLHLNAGHIYGLLGKNGAGKSTLLKQMAGLLFPDGGSCEVMGYKAMKRQPAFLREIFLVPEEFYLPKVTIRNYVRSYAPFYPNFDEQAFYSYLKEFTIPQDQQLTSMSYGQKKKVIISFALAANTKVLIMDEPTNGLDIPSKSQFRKVIAAAVSEEKCIVISTHQVRDLDNLIDSIVIIDEHKIIFNQDVGTVTDKLSFKLLNQLDDRQHVLYADSSLRGHAVVMKNINMEQSRIDMELLFNAVLSNRQPIQELFN
- a CDS encoding GntR family transcriptional regulator — translated: MEFKETQAIYVQIADYICEQVLLNKWQPEERIPSVRELAITLEVNPNTVMRTCELLQQQEIIYNKRGIGYFISSDAVKKIKQFKKEAFISNELPSLFRNIYLLDIDLDELKPHYEKYKKTNFK
- a CDS encoding M20 family metallopeptidase — encoded protein: MKNRIKELAKAYAPAFIDIRRHIHAHPELSFQEYETSKFIQQKLDEFGVSYKAGIAGTGIIALIAGKNPGSRTIALRADIDALPITEANDVSYKSTNNGVMHACGHDVHTTCVLGAVKILHELRDELEGTVKILFQPGEEKHPGGASIMIEEGALENPRPDAILGMHVQPTMEAGKLGFRAGKYMASADEIYITIKGKGGHAATPHLTVDTILVASQLVVSLQQIISRNNNPFSPSVLSICAFNGGFTTNVIPSEVKLMGTFRAMDETWRFKAHELIRKQAVGIAEAMGATIDIQILVGYPTLYNNEEVTAKARGFAEDYLGLSQVEDTEIRMGAEDFAFYSQIVPACFFRLGTGNIARGITSGVHTPTFDIDERAIEVGMGTMAYLATQF
- the deoC gene encoding deoxyribose-phosphate aldolase; the encoded protein is MNINRYIDHTILKPTTTLDDIKTLCMQCVEFDFAAACVPPLYVKLAKQFLGATNTKIATVIGFPFGYSAIEAKVAETVLAIVDGADELDVVINICAIKNNDWEYLEKEIAHLLYIIREKKKVIKVIIESGILLEDEIVKCCQLYGRYGVDFMKTSTGYAEKGATVAAVKLMRENLPANIQIKASGGIRTFTFAKELIDAGATRIGASASVGIVNESKAAEASS
- a CDS encoding SPOR domain-containing protein, whose protein sequence is MQKLFILICCLLGSSWAMAQDNALASGNGNVKVIKDSRLDVLIKKQIYINTLAIRNQSGFRVQVISTNKRGDANEAKARVMQLYGDYRTYLDYQAPYFKVRVGDFKSREEASELRDKLSSLFSGGVFVVPAIINVSLDKELSNEEPY